The Juglans regia cultivar Chandler chromosome 11, Walnut 2.0, whole genome shotgun sequence genome contains the following window.
ACGGTGCAATAAAAAGATCGATAGTATGGATATTTTGAACATAAGAGACAGAGGATGGATGAAGTAATAACGGAAGAGTAGAGAATGAACCAGATGCTGGATGTCATTGTGGCTTTTGCGGGATGCATGCGAAATTCGAATGGGAAGAGGAAAAAACAACGATGATGCAcaatgcttgaaaaaaaaagccACGTCGGTGTGCGATGGTGAGTTTGGAAGTAAAATGTTGAATACAGTCATATAGGGCAAACGGCTTGCAAATGGCTGCTtacgtggaaaaaaaaaaaacgcaccattttgtataaaaatcaaaactacGCCGCACTTTGCTTAAATCTTGAGTTCGCCGTCAAATTGCAGAGGATTGCAGCAAACTTCatacttcaaaagaaaaagaaatgtaaGATGTAAAAAAGAGTGCAGGAACCAGGGAGGGAGGTGGGAAAATTAAATATTGGCCTCCAACTTCCATATTGAATGAGTGAGAGGGGTGAGACGTACGGGTCCTCATGTGGGGAAGAAGAGGGGTAGGCAAAGCTGTACAGGTCGTTGATTTCGTGGGGAAGATGAAGGGAGGAAGACTAGAGAGACTGAAGAATTAGTCTGAAAAAGTGAGTCGGTTTCAATGTGTCTGCTTGCAGCAGCTCATTTACAAGCGTGAACTCACCCGGTTCCTCTCATATGcttcactttcttcttccctctattttttcttcttattttctgtatttttggtttttgaatttaatcctcaatttttggttttctaagaaaatgtgaggaaagtaagtgaaaaaaaaacaccGATTTGAAAACCAAAGAATTATTCTACAAATAAAAATTCCACAACAATACTATTGAGCTTAGTACAACTGTTTCAGtggagattttatattttttttcttttgacgcCAAAACATCATAAAAAGTGTGAAATCCATTTCCTGctttgctttatttattttcctctgttttctcaaCAACTAAGCAGAAACTCAGAAAAATCCAAGAAGAAAAAACGACGTTACAAGCAATAAGATTTACAGAACTAGAGGAGCGACTGTAGATAAAAGCAAATACAGGATAATGGGCCAAAGCAGAGGACCTGAGTGAGAGTACGGTTCCTCTCAACTTTCTCCATGAATTTGCCTCCTACCTCGCGCTGCAAGACATCGTTAAGCAGACTTCCAAGCAACTTGCAGTCGTCGTCGAAGTTCTGGAACGATCCCTTGTGCAGACCTCttgaataatgttttttcttttaggtGACGTGGCCTGACCGACTGCAAGGCGCCTGCATAGGGCTATTGTGTATAGAGGAGCTGAGTTTGGAATCAAATCGAGATAGAAGGGAGGGGTTCTGGTTACCTAGGTTTGTGATTCAATGTGAGTGCATCTATTCTCTATTTGGTATGAATCTGACATGGCAACTCATAATAGGAGGGTTGCTTCTCTGGTAAAAATAATCAGACCGCTCCAAAGTGGCTTTCAATTAATATTCTTCTTGAAACTGAATTTTTAgcttttttgtatttaaaagtactttaatatggGTAAattaaacaacttaattttattatttaaatgattttaaggctatttaaacattttctaaccctcctaatataattttaaacagaatttaaatataaataattatataaaatcatattagtttttagatttaaatttgtcaaacatatttttgtgattgtgaataaataattgagaaattttatttatagtcttTAAATAGAGACTGCATATTCaagtcttttattaaataaaaaaaatgtcattttaataaaaatattattataattttaaaaaaatttaaatataaaattaagtttatttaGAAACGTTACttaacatttttctaaataattatgGCCATGCCCATTATTTATGTCAGTTTTCTAGGGTGGCGCACGTACTATTTAATCCTAATTTGCAGTTTAAAATACTCGCTCAGATCTGTGATCTCAAGCGCTTCTCGAGATTTCATTTAACAGATCCGATTCTAACGAGGATAAATAACTTCAATTACCACTATCGATAGAAAAAAATACGTGCAAAAAAAAAGGACATGGACCAAAAACAGTCgaaataaaagcacaaaatgaACATAAAGCAACGAGCACGTAAGGAAGCGTTTTAGACTGTAGATGGCGTCCGCATCTCTACCACTCGTCGATGGAGGCTTCATTTTCCACTCACAACACTCGTTCCTCTCTAACCACCGCCACTCTGCAACTCCTTATAAGTAAGTCCAACCCTCAATCTCACATACCCACTTTGCTCGAATACCcggatttcttttctttttctccttgttTTTTCTCTACTATTCGTTTGTTTCCTGGGAAAGATATTGAGGGTAGAAAACATTgtttagtatatttaaaatttatttgactCTTCAATCTTGGACATCCAGCTTTCCAGTTACTTTAATTATGCCATTTCTTTGTTGATTTCTTGAAATTTTCTCTACCCCCTATATTTGGTTGCTAAGCAAAGTGCATATATTAATAGATACTTTCGTCTCAATATCTGTCCCTCAAATTCGCATACTCTCGTCTCAATAGATGGGCTGCTCTGTTTATTTCTAAAATGGACGAAggccaagaaaaatttaaaaatttggaaaaatggAATCCATCCACGTATCAGAGCACATGGAGAAGTGGGCGTTGCTTTGATTTTGACTTTGAGAAAACCTATATTTGGttattcaagatttttttgGCACCAGAGGGAGTCGAGGAATGCACACTATTGTGGCATTTAAAGTGAGAAAATTTGGTTCTTTCCATTTtcgtttccttttatttttctacttttgttgGTAACCAGGTATCTGAATTTCTAATATGGCATAGCATGGATTGAGTTCTTGTTGGCGCTGACTGCTGACAATATGTTGggaaagagaataaaacttGGAATGGTCTGGTATACCTCTAATGTACGGGCCAAAAATATTGAGATTCAGATTGTAATGATGCATTGATATCGGTATCACAAAACATACAAATAGTGCACATATTATTTCTCTCATGGtcattattgataaaaaatctGTTAATAGGGTAGTCAACCATATGCAGATGACGAATGAGTGAAATTTCAATGTCGTTAGATACTGGAAGTTGCTTTTAGAAAATCTTGTCAATATGGGGGGAGTGAAACATGGTGAATGAGTGAGAATTTGGACACTGATACGGGAAGTTGCttattgtaattttcttttttgttggtcTTTGTGTCACCTCAGAAATTTTGGGTTTCTTTGGAAGGAGATATGGGTAAAATCATGCTAATTAACAAAACATATGATATGGGCTCTTCTTTATAAAGTAAAGCAAGGAGGGAGTAGAGCTGGAAACAATTATTTCTTTCCCCACCCAAatggccatttttttttattcctggCTGGTGGCTCATTGAAACatagtttgaaaaattgtacAAGATTTTGTAGTTAGCTTCACTATGATATTAAGCAAAACGAATTACATGGCAATTTCATGATAAAACTCTTGAAAGAATATTCAAAGTCTAAGGATGGGCATTTTTGTTTGCATATGTGGTTATGCACCATTGACTCAGGTAACTCATGCTTTTCAAGGTCATGGCCTTCTTTATTAGCTGTAAGCATCATAAGGCCCCATTTTGTTTCTCTTGGTGGAATAACAGAATTCTCTACTTATTAAGTTATCAATGAGGTACAGTTTcaggaaaaaatattttgatatttcatgCAATGGCTTACTCATGGCTTGTTGAAATGTGGCTTGGAAGAGAACTGtgcttttcaaatttgaaatatgagaatccaaaaaggaaaaaaagggtaTAAATGAGCTTAGAATAAGAACATAAAACTGGTTGAGGGATTCATTGTCTATATAGTCAAATGGTCGATGTCAGCCTTTGAAAAGGAATCTGTCCCTAAAACTCAAGTCAGGTTTCTCGGTTCATATTTTACCATCTCAACTGATTAGAGTTCAGAGGGATATAGCCTGAGCATTTCCTTAcctatttgttttatttgtttccattATTCTCAGTTGGGGATGGAGAAGAGACCAAGAGACAAGCATGGCCATCAACAGAACCAGAGGACAAGCATTTCGAATCTTGGCTAATCCTAATGTATGCATTAATCCAAGGCTTCCACATGTATACTGACGAAatatttggtttgaatatgATCACAGGTTTTGTAGGTATGTTATTCGTGATATAATTAGTGCCTTGTGGGAGCAAAATGTTTAGACTCTACTTGCGTGTTAGATGATTCAGTTTTAACTGCTTGATTAATGGTCATACTTAAAACTGGAGCCATCATCAAGCGAATTTAGGCACTAATAGGTATAGACATGATGTATGGTAAGTATAGTATGgtctatttaatttatataatctacCTTTTGCAGTAATAGTGGCAAATTGGcatctttctttttatgttttcccTTTTTACATCAATGCATTTAGTTCTTTATCTAGTCTGaagttattaatatttttgttcaaatttttggGAGATGCAAGCATGGTCATCAATAAATTGACTTCTTTCTTGTTTCGTGATTGTGTGTCCGTCTGAGAACCAGGATTTCATACTTTTGTTCAAGTTTCTCATTATCTCATATGTAGAAATTTTGGGGTAAAGACACTTTGCACCGTCAAAATACCATGAGTTGTACACTTTGTGCTACAAACTATCAAAATGACACACTGAACCCTCAAACTACCAAAAACCGATGTGTTATCCTCGATTAAAATTTGACTGTCATGATTGTGCCACATCACCCAGCTGTCCTTAGCAGTTAGAATTGAATGAGAACGCAAAGTGTAAGTTTTCTGTAGTTGGCAGATGTGATGCGCCACTTTGGTAGTTTATAGTACAAAGTGCAAAACCCTGATAGTTTGAGGGTGAAAAGTTTACTATTCCGTAGAAGCTTATATtacaatcttttatttatagGTAGAAAATTATGTTACAATCTTAGACATTGAGATTCAATGAAGTAGGAATTCacagttatttttctttttctctcgcACGCTTCCTTTTCCTTTAACTCACTTTGTTGCTTGACCAAGTTGCACTGTGTGacgaaaatgttttgtttattgaATTTCCATTTGTGTAAAATAGCAAACTAGCAGCCATACCAATAAAATAATCTTCTGATCGCTTATTGTCCTTATTGGATGTACCCTAACCAAACTAAATAAATGCATAGGTGTCTTCAGCGAGGGGAGGCTCAAATAAGGAAGTGATCATGGTTGATCCTTTGGAAGCCAAGCGGTTGGCTGCCaaacaaatgaaagaaattaatgCAAAAGAGAAATTCAAGGTGAAGGAAATCCCACGTTTGGTGAAAACATTGACTTGTTCCAGTGCACTCACTCTATTCTACCACAATCTTCTGGTCGGGATAAATATTAGCTGAATTTGTAGATCTTTCGTGGTGATATCAATCTTTGCATTAACTGTCAGCAGGAAACTTTAATGTGTTATGTAGGGCATGGATTTTGCACTAGATTGTTTCCTATATGTTATATGCTTCACCCTTTAGCTTAAATTTTCTTGGTAAGAAAAGAGGAACGAGTTActtctcaaaagaaaagagggctAAGTTTGTTAatttctgttcttttcttttctccctaaTGCAAGATAGATTGGATCAATCAATGATGCCATAAAATAGATCATAATCAAGTTACTTATCGGTCTGGCTGGAACTATGTTGTGATTACAGAGAAGACGTCAAATTGAAGCCATTAATGGAGCATGGGCAATGATTGGTCTCACAGCAGGTTTGGTAATCGAAGGTCAAACCGGAAAAAGTATTTTGGCACAGGTAAACTTACTATTGCTCCCCGTGTGTGCACATGTacatggtctctctctctctcacacacacacactgacATGGAATGTTTTGAATTTGGTTAATTGATAACTAGTTCCTCCAATTGACTGTATCTTTTGAGTTACCACACATGCGATGAATGCTTTTCACTTTCAGTTGGCTGAATACTGGAGCACCATTGTCAGTTTTTTTGTGTGATGCGGGTAAAGATTGAGAAATTGCAGATTCTTCTTGGATCGTTCTTTGAAACCGAACCTGTTAGATCTTTCAAATAATGTTGCTTCTGTCCACAAATCTTGTAcctttttatttgaattgatacTCGTTACATACATTGTAAAAATTCTTTCTGCCAGCACAGTTTAATCAGATTCTAATATGTAAAAACTCTTTCTGCCAGCACTGATCAATCACAATTTGTTGAACATTGTTTAATGTTGAACATTGATTACCAATAGGTAAAAATTggtaaaaatttgagattttttattctttttgtgcTTGTGATTCATGTGGATGGGTCAATCCTACAAATTAAAATTGTAGTTCCCTGCATGTGTTTGGAATCCTGAAAAGTCTAATATGGTATATTATCCGGAATTCCTAAGCTTAGTATTCATCCATACAAACTTGCTGATCACTTTAGGCATCTTTGATGATTGCTTACAACTGCCTCATATGTATGGAACCAAGTAAATGACCTTGTTTCGTTGATGTCCTATCAAGGTCCCAAACCGACAGGCTATAAAGGACAGATGCCAGAATCGCAAATGAAAGTCCCCCTCTCCATGAGTCTCCCCCCACCACCAAAACGGTAAAGGAGAAAATAACGTGTGCATCAAGAAGTCCTTGTTAGACACCTAGCCATTCAAAAGAAACCCCAAACAATTATAGATAATGCCAACTAGGAGTGGATACATTTCATGTTGCTCTGTATTGTGATAATTTCCCATCAATCTATTCCGCTCAGCTTGGTACTATttgtagggaaaaaaaaaaaagaatatacacatatatatttgcatgagaaaatatatttaaaaattgtgaaTTATACAATTgtcgcgtaatcactttgaaataaataaataaataaataaaacataggactcacatgaaaaaaattaattttttaataatgaatctcactctttttttaaagtgttatatagtgtttttgcacttcacgattataagtagaattattatatatatatattattaaaaaaaaaaactgggaggAAAGTGCATTGTTAAATCCGTATGTCAACAAATGGAAGCAGCTTCCAAGAAAGGGGCGCCATTGCTCAATCAAAACCCACAAAGATATGGATAGACATCACGTATTATAATCAACAAGGAAAGAAAAGTTAGTGCTCATGTAAAGGAATTAGACCATTCTCAAAAGCACATTCTCTCAGATTTTTTCACCACCGTCTTCGGTCTTCTCTTCAAATCGACATCTTGGAATTAAACGGTCAATTACCAGTACTCCAACCAAGTTGTACGTTAATTTGGGAATTGCTCTTCCTTTATTTTATCGTATCAAAACCTGAGAAAATCCTCGGTGGGTTCTTGCCCCTTTTGTTTGACAACGACCAATACCAGCCAATTGTGTGCCCACAAGTCACCCTTTCTCGTGACGACGTGTCAatcaatgatttaattttttttttgcacattGACCGAAGACTTCGACGTTTGTTGATACGTGCAGGTTCAAGGAATCTCAGTAAAGAAGATTCAAATGTTCAAAGGATAACTAAGTTTAGACCTTAGAATCCACCGTTTTAGGTACTTGATCTCAAGCatttgaactaaaaaaaaaaaaactgggaaTTCAAATTCAAGCAGGCAGCTCTGACTAATCCGGCATGAGCGTAGAGGTGCATCTACCGGCATTTATCCACCTTGGACGTTGACCATCCCTTAATGATCTGCCACGTGGACAAACATCGAAGAGATCTACCTAACATTCTGGGTTGCCCTTCACATGGAATTGTAAAGAGTcaacaaaatacatatatatagacttatgGTAGACTTCATGGGTAATAAAACCCTAGTTACCAAGAAAGAGCCGGCCAGGGAAAACCTATTCATACTTCACACATGCATCTGTCCGGCCAATGCATGTCGGCTTGACTACAACAATTAAATAGATCTAAACTAGAgccacgtatatatatatatatatatatatgtatgcatgatCCTAGCTCGATGTTAAAAGATTTACCTTTTTCCTTCTCGTGATAAATGTTTGGTTAAGGTCGGTAGAGGTAGTTATGGCAATCTCCTAACCAACACTTTTTTGAACATGCATGGGTATTATGTTTCGATCTGTTGGGGGCCGGCAGGCATGCCGCTTGAGGAGTTGGTATCATTTGTTTAATCTTTAGCTGTCTCCTTTAAGATTGTAACACATACCCCCTGTCGGTCCAATTCAAAATTATGATGCCCTGGTATCCTAGTGCTAGCTGTCCCCTCTATACATGCTGCATGTATcgacatatatgcatgcatcacatccatatatatatgatcatgagaAAAAAATCTTGCTCTCTCTCCCATGATCTTATCATGAAATtaatggctatatatatatatataatcgaatGCACTGTTTCAAGTTTCAACGTTTTAATTAATCCCCTCCATAGATAAGCACGTACGCAAAGAAAGagctttttgtttcttttcttgttccGGATAAGCATCTGATCTAGTACTGTTCGAGTGAGATATCTATCTATAACCACCcagaatattaaaatatatatatgggataATAATTAATGtgcagaaatattaattttacgcCAGAAGATAATTACGTAAATGCCAATTAATTGGCCGGAACTTatacatcttatttttatatatatataaagacctATTTATTGAGAAGAAAGCTGCATGCATTTCGTTTAGCTGTTAAGTCACGTGtgtaaatatatacaaattaagttgataattaataacaatttaTAAGTACAAGATGATTGATCAAGCTTATCcagaattaaatattaatcaaaGCTTTCGTGTTTGGCCGTTCTAACCCTTTGACATTTCCTTTTAacgtttcttttatttttacaactcttctcaatttatctcatctaatcattataattttcttaaatttttatacaaaataaaataaaaaactcaatttttttaaaattctaaaataaaaataatattaaaaaaatatattttaacaatattttatttaatttttaactttaatctcaactcatttataaaaacaaacgagatttAATTAGTCCCAATTTGGATTAAAAACTCaccaactcatttcatttcattattataatttttttaaattttcacataaaatataataaataatttaatttttttaaaattttaaaataataataatattaaaaaataatattttaacagtattttattttactattcaatttataaatcatctcaactctaTCTCTAAatttcaacttatatatatgaCCTAGAAATATGACCTAGATATATATGACCTAGAAATAGAAAGATTAATTTATGAAGAAAACGTAGGCTAAGATAAATATGATCGGGTCATAATTGTCAGCTGCCTCGTCAAATCAAAGAAACTGCATGCGAAAATTTTGAACCAAAAGCCGAAAAGACGAAAAAGGGcgatcataaataaattataataattaatattcctGGGTATGAAATAAAAATCGTACAAGAGCGACGCATAAAAGTGAGAAAAAAGTTTTTGGGAGTACTAATCAATCCTATTATTCGAATATTCCTCCCCCATCTTTAAtctttaacacttttaaaatagtaaaaagttttaattatattaagttaGATCCCAACActactcatattttatattatttatggataattaaagttattaaaatgattataaatatatattttttttttacataaaatagaaaattaatctTTTAGAGGATTAGGAAATACTGACTTATCATTTTTGTAGTTAATAAGATTTCAATGCGTTATAAGAAAAATTCGCTTAACTGATgattacattaaataaataaaaaataataataataataatactagcGATATcctaaagtttttttatttatatataaaaacatatacaaaataataaaaatctaatctGCGTGATGAGTGGGTCCTACAGATAAACGCAGAGATAGGAATACCAAACTCCGCAGACATTTAAGACAAGGTTGCCGCCCTCGTTCTCGTTAGTGGAAAATCTTGTGGATAAAGTGGGACCCACATATAAAGCTACTGGCCACGTAGCTGCCCAGAGTGGGCCCCTCCTTTAACATCGGTTTGGATCAGTCTCTAGTCGCTGTACGTGACTCAATTATAAAAAGTTTTAGACAGCTTCCATCAAATCTAAAGTCCAGGTTGCCACGATGGTCCACTAAAAATCCTCCACGTTTTTTCAGATTTGTACGCCGTCGgatcactgtttttttttttttttttttttgtccggTTATATCATATATGAGTACGGTtcatgaagaaattaaaattttagtttgatatcaaaagtcaaaaccctttcattttaatgtttttaaaattcaaaatattgaaAACATTCTCTCTATACATACCATAGATCATCAATACATGGATAATGATCAAAACACTGCAatctcctttttttattattgttttttgttgAATAAATCTCATTCCTCAATTTCTTCCCAATATTTAAGTGATTTCCCATTTTAAGAAGACACATTATCTTTGACTTTATAACGTATGAAcatcttaattattttaataaaattatttaaaacattggatAAAAATTCAATCCTAGTATTAAGAATGTATAGTTATGGGTTATATAAATgatgtgcatttttttaaaaaaatattaaaatctgttattaaaaaattaattttttttatatgaatcttatttattattttaaaaaaaagagtgtaGTAGTATTTAGATTGCAAGTATCATTTGAGTTAATCCGGCTTTAATAAGTCTATAACGAGGTCAATGAAGTATTAATCCGAACTCATACGGTGCTATGCTATGAACAAGGCTTGGACAATAGGTGGCAGTTGTTCCATTCAAAATTGGCAAATTGCTTGATGTCAACTGAGGTTTATATGTAAGAACGTGCAGAAAGAAGACCGGTGGAATTTGGAAATGGCTGTTCGAGACGTCAGCAGTGGAAGGAGCACCTCGATCGTTGCCAAGTCACCAGTCAAACGTAAGTCCGTGACTTTGGCCGAAACGACCCCCACACGCCACGTTTCGCCTATAACAAACCCCCACGCGGCTACTTCTAGTAGGAACTTCCTTCCCATtttccaacatttttttaacaagtcTCCGGGAGACCGCCTTACCCAATCTCATTCTTATCATCATGTTCatcagaaaaatatattaaaaactaaaattggaCACGTAGGTAATTAcgtgtattttaattaatatcatcatAAATTATGCTTAAAAGACaaggaaaaaaagtttgaaGCTTCCTTTTATTATTTCACTCTATATAGGtaaaaagtttggaaaaaaagaagaagatattactatttattctagattttaataaatttaattattaaatattaaatatgaacaATTAAAAGGCAGATtaaaattcatcaaaaaaagaaaaatcaattgcGTGTCTGAGTCGGTAATTTCACATGTTTTAACgaagttatttttgttaaacCCGGAAGAAGGAGGAATACCAAAGACTCTCTTCCTTATCAGAATTCGGCAAAATCCGATGTGGAGAGAATCGGTCGTGGAAGTAATGCCTGATGGCGTGATCTTGAACGTTGAATTCATCTCGTATGACGTAACTACATACATCCTAGTCTAGCACGTCGTTCTTATCCGCAATATTGCTACGTTTCTTTCCATCTTCACGGACAGCACCTCCTCGTTATGGAAATTGTATCAGTCCCTTCTATACGATTTACTCCCAGAATTCAACGCCCACCTCTATAATTCTTGGATCAAACTACTGCAAAACCAAAAGACAAGAAGAATAAGAGATCGAAGAacattttattgtttgtttgtgCGCTTGGGTTTCTTGAGTCTGTGTCTTCTGAATATGTTTTCGAGCTCTTGCATGGACCTGAAGAATTTGGTCTCGGTGGATGACTTTTGGTCATTGAATCAGGATCCTCCGAAGGAGATGCGGGTCCCCAAAGTTATATCTAGATACGGCCCATCCATGGACGACGAAGACGACGGCGTTGTAATTCCCAAACGAATCATCGTGGCGAACGAGTTGCCGATACGGGCTGTCTGCGACGGCGAGACCGGCCGGTGGTCATTCGAGTACGATGCGGACAGTCTGTATCTGCAGCTCAGGGACGGGTTCGGTGATGAAGTGGAGGTCGTCTACGTGGGGTGCCTAAAGGCCGAGATCGACGTGGCTGACCAGGACGACGTCGCGCAGGAACTTCAGGACAAGTTCCGATGCGTCCCGGTTTTCTTACCGCGCGAGATTCGGAGCGGGTTCTACCACGGATTTTGCAAGCATTATCTTTGGCCTTTGTTTCACTACATGCTGCCGATAACGTCGAGCCAGGGCACGCGGTTCGATCGTGCCCTGTGGCGGGCCTACTGCAGCGCGAACAAGATGTTCGCAGACAAGGTGATGGAGGTGTTGAGCCCCGAGCTGGAAGATTACGTTTGGATCCACAACTATCACCTCATGTTACTGCCTAGTTTCTTGAGAAGAAGGTTTCACAGAATCAAGCTCGGTTTTTTCCTGCACAGCCCCTTCCCTTCGTCTGAGATATATAGAACTATACCGGTACATAAGGAAATTCTCCAGGCTCTGTTGAATTGTGATGTGATTGGCTTTCACACGTTTGATTATGCTAGACACTTCTTGTCCTATTGCAGTAGGTTGTTGGGTCTTGATTATCGATCGAACCGAGGTTACATTGGGTTGGAATACTGTGGTAGAACAGTTGGTGTTAAGATTTTACCGGCTGGGATTCATATGGGTCAGCTTCAATGGGCTTTGTCCCAGAAGGAGACGGCCGAGAAGTTCAAGGaactgaagaaaaaatttgaaggaaaatttgtgattttgggTGCGGATGATATGGATATGTTCAAGGGTATTAATTTTAAGCTTTCTGCGATGGGACAGCTTttagaagaacaagaaaagtaCAGGGGAAAAGTGGTTTTTGTTCAGATTAAAAACCCTGCAAGGAGCCAGGGAAAGGATATTCGGGATGTCGAGAGTGAGATTAGTGCTATTGCAAATGAAATTAATCAGAAGTATGGAGGACCCGATTACGAGCCAATTGTGCTCGTCAATGGCCCGGTTACGACCCAAGAAAAGGCCGCTTACTACGCCATTGCAGAAT
Protein-coding sequences here:
- the LOC108998920 gene encoding uncharacterized protein LOC108998920 isoform X2, whose translation is MASASLPLVDGGFIFHSQHSFLSNHRHSATPYNWGWRRDQETSMAINRTRGQAFRILANPNVSSARGGSNKEVIMVDPLEAKRLAAKQMKEINAKEKFKRRRQIEAINGAWAMIGLTAGLVIEGQTGKSILAQLAEYWSTIVSFFV
- the LOC108998920 gene encoding uncharacterized protein LOC108998920 isoform X1 — translated: MEASFSTHNTRSSLTTATLQLLIIGDGEETKRQAWPSTEPEDKHFESWLILMYALIQGFHMYTDEIFGLNMITGFVARGGSNKEVIMVDPLEAKRLAAKQMKEINAKEKFKRRRQIEAINGAWAMIGLTAGLVIEGQTGKSILAQLAEYWSTIVSFFV